A genomic region of Ensifer adhaerens contains the following coding sequences:
- a CDS encoding capsule biosynthesis protein: protein MTSTGAANRPKRRVFLFLQGPSSSIFRKIADRLEARGHTCLRINLNVGDQIIWGRKGAYNYRGTAADWPAYLTTFVAQHGVTDMLMLGEERAYHQAATAVARRAGVSVAIIEMGYLRPDWLTLERNGMSSNSHFPADPVQILAAAAGVPEPDWRKHYSQTFLADASYDLLYNLPNVFLWFLFPHYRRHAIFHPLAEYAGWIRRLVTEKRRNAEAETTVAKLLSDDAPYFVYPLQLETDFQLRAHSPFHSQKDAIAEALASFAAFAARDARLVFKVHPLDNDLIPWRRIIEERAAALGLGGRVFYLDGGNLDTLGEASAGMVTVNSTAGLHALKQGRPVKVLGTAVFDIAGLTDQQSLDDFWGAPQAPEPDLANAMFRLLAASIQVRGNLYSRAGSDAGAEAIAKRLSENSLNQPGAFVDPPPRRKPEKRSRIASSA, encoded by the coding sequence ATGACATCGACCGGAGCGGCCAATCGGCCAAAGCGACGGGTATTCCTGTTCCTGCAGGGACCCTCTTCGTCGATCTTCCGCAAGATCGCTGACCGGCTCGAAGCTCGCGGGCACACGTGCCTGAGGATCAACCTGAATGTCGGCGACCAGATCATCTGGGGCCGCAAGGGTGCGTACAATTATCGTGGCACGGCAGCCGACTGGCCTGCCTATCTCACGACCTTCGTCGCGCAGCACGGCGTCACCGACATGCTCATGCTCGGTGAGGAGCGGGCGTACCACCAGGCAGCAACCGCGGTCGCACGGCGCGCAGGCGTTAGCGTCGCCATTATCGAGATGGGGTATCTGCGACCGGACTGGCTGACGCTAGAGCGCAATGGCATGTCCTCGAATTCGCATTTCCCTGCTGATCCCGTGCAGATACTTGCAGCGGCAGCGGGCGTGCCCGAGCCGGACTGGCGCAAGCATTACAGCCAGACGTTCCTCGCCGATGCGAGCTATGACTTGCTCTACAATCTGCCGAACGTCTTTCTCTGGTTTCTCTTCCCGCACTATCGACGCCACGCGATCTTCCATCCGCTTGCCGAGTATGCGGGCTGGATTCGCCGGCTCGTGACCGAAAAGCGGCGCAATGCCGAGGCCGAGACGACCGTTGCCAAGCTGCTTTCGGATGACGCCCCCTATTTCGTTTATCCGCTGCAGCTCGAAACCGATTTCCAGCTCAGGGCGCACTCACCGTTCCACAGCCAGAAGGACGCGATCGCCGAGGCGTTGGCTTCCTTCGCCGCCTTTGCCGCGCGCGACGCACGCCTCGTCTTCAAGGTGCACCCGCTCGACAACGACCTGATCCCCTGGCGCAGGATCATCGAAGAACGAGCAGCCGCGCTGGGTCTCGGCGGGCGTGTCTTCTATCTCGATGGCGGCAACCTCGATACGCTCGGAGAGGCCAGTGCAGGCATGGTCACGGTCAATTCTACGGCCGGTCTGCATGCCTTGAAGCAGGGGCGACCGGTGAAGGTGCTCGGCACCGCCGTGTTCGATATCGCCGGACTGACCGATCAGCAGTCGCTCGATGATTTCTGGGGCGCACCGCAGGCACCGGAACCGGACCTGGCGAATGCGATGTTCCGCCTGCTCGCCGCCTCGATCCAGGTGCGTGGAAATCTTTATTCGCGCGCCGGAAGCGATGCGGGTGCAGAGGCGATTGCCAAGCGCCTCAGTGAGAACAGCCTCAACCAGCCCGGCGCTTTTGTCGACCCGCCGCCCCGCCGCAAGCCGGAAAAACGGTCAAGAATCGCCTCGTCCGCGTGA
- a CDS encoding LTA synthase family protein has translation MALLPFQLHDYPRTLTLCCYVLSCAVIFFTDRFALPKRERRAHPSPFGRTQDVIDALARLPVIALVFAGFFAGSWRPLYAAAGTMSFFIIFTGISRAKFKFIREPLIFSDIALVVDVFKYKTIFYASSLNVVFWTVAFLYVFGVSGLYMYFEPAILPDRGKAFWILLMLGIAYGPWLLLFYGPVNRPTAALVQRLLKVLDVKMNTVRFGTFGSVVFRFIVWLGVRREKIVAELSEIVRAAVHDLIGDDGSPLIVVWQSESFIDMRHFGVNTLNMPTLDRLRREAVQWGRLSSVFEGGYTLRTEFAVISGLVPDDIHVDASYPYLRASHYADVVWPGKMKRAGWNTHFIHPYDRTFFLRHKAMPQLGFSKLTMLDGFDHRPERDGPYVSDEKLAAKVIDACEELPEDESGFIFVASMANHGPWEPGRVDDLANPVDIYLAILEQSDAALNTLSERLDKLDRPVWLVFYGDHAPLLKSFADPFPDPRTDYLIVPLAKAKSSSHKPVEPSNVEAWNLVEDLLNHANLRKDTLR, from the coding sequence TTGGCGTTGCTTCCCTTTCAGCTGCACGACTACCCAAGAACACTGACGCTCTGTTGTTACGTGCTGTCCTGTGCGGTGATCTTCTTTACCGACCGCTTTGCACTGCCGAAGCGGGAGCGGCGTGCCCACCCCTCGCCGTTCGGACGGACGCAGGATGTGATTGATGCGCTCGCCCGCCTGCCGGTCATCGCGCTGGTCTTTGCCGGCTTCTTCGCCGGCTCCTGGCGGCCGCTTTATGCCGCAGCCGGTACGATGAGCTTCTTCATCATTTTCACCGGCATTTCCCGCGCCAAGTTCAAGTTCATCCGTGAACCGCTGATCTTTTCGGATATCGCGCTCGTCGTCGACGTCTTCAAGTACAAGACGATTTTCTACGCGAGTTCGCTGAACGTCGTCTTCTGGACCGTCGCCTTTCTCTATGTCTTCGGCGTGTCGGGCCTCTACATGTATTTCGAGCCGGCCATTTTGCCTGATCGCGGCAAAGCGTTCTGGATCCTCCTGATGCTCGGCATCGCCTACGGCCCTTGGCTCCTGCTCTTCTACGGTCCGGTCAACCGCCCGACGGCGGCGCTGGTGCAAAGACTGCTGAAGGTGCTCGACGTCAAGATGAATACGGTGCGCTTCGGCACCTTCGGCTCGGTCGTTTTCCGCTTCATCGTCTGGCTTGGCGTGCGGCGTGAAAAGATCGTCGCCGAACTCTCCGAGATCGTCCGCGCGGCCGTGCATGATCTGATCGGTGACGACGGCTCGCCGCTGATCGTGGTCTGGCAATCGGAATCCTTCATCGACATGCGGCACTTCGGCGTCAACACGCTCAACATGCCGACCCTGGACCGGCTGCGTCGCGAGGCGGTGCAATGGGGCCGGCTCAGCAGCGTCTTTGAAGGCGGCTATACGCTGCGCACGGAGTTCGCCGTCATCAGCGGTCTCGTGCCTGACGACATCCACGTCGACGCCAGCTACCCCTATCTCAGGGCCTCGCACTATGCGGACGTGGTCTGGCCGGGGAAGATGAAGCGTGCCGGTTGGAACACGCATTTCATCCATCCCTATGACCGCACCTTCTTCCTTCGCCACAAGGCGATGCCGCAGCTCGGCTTTTCCAAGCTGACGATGCTCGACGGCTTCGACCATCGGCCCGAAAGAGACGGGCCTTACGTCTCCGACGAGAAGCTCGCAGCCAAGGTGATCGACGCCTGCGAAGAACTGCCTGAGGACGAAAGCGGTTTCATCTTCGTTGCGTCCATGGCCAATCACGGCCCATGGGAACCGGGCCGCGTCGACGATCTTGCCAATCCCGTCGATATCTATCTGGCCATTCTGGAACAATCCGACGCTGCCCTGAACACGCTCAGCGAGCGCCTGGACAAGCTGGACCGCCCGGTCTGGCTCGTGTTCTACGGCGACCATGCGCCGCTGCTCAAATCCTTTGCCGATCCCTTCCCCGATCCGCGCACCGACTACCTGATCGTACCGCTTGCCAAGGCAAAGTCGTCCTCCCACAAGCCGGTGGAACCGAGCAACGTCGAGGCCTGGAATTTGGTCGAAGACCTGCTCAACCACGCCAACCTCAGAAAGGATACGCTGCGGTAG
- a CDS encoding SDR family oxidoreductase gives MTHVIITGGSSGIGFSVASIYAARGARVSLIARSRDLLEQAQAKLATSSGGSAGNIRIEAADVASENDVEAAVLRCEQVFGACDILVTSAGIVEPGRFEELDSVSFRRQMDINFSGTVHAVRSVYDGMKRRGRGRIMMISSGAGLIGIYGYSAYCASKFALHGFAQALRSEACAHGVSVSVCFPPDTETPQFQRELASRPPEAAIIMGTVRPWPAEAVAKAIVKGIDRGRFEVYFGTTLFLLGRFAPAIRPLLNWWFDRAIARGSNTATHNSGVSERQT, from the coding sequence ATGACGCATGTGATCATCACCGGTGGCTCGAGCGGTATCGGATTTTCGGTCGCATCGATCTATGCGGCGCGCGGGGCGCGCGTCTCGCTGATCGCCCGTTCCCGCGACCTTCTGGAACAAGCGCAAGCGAAGCTGGCAACTTCCAGCGGGGGCAGTGCCGGCAACATCAGGATCGAAGCTGCCGATGTCGCTTCGGAAAACGACGTCGAGGCGGCGGTCCTAAGGTGCGAACAGGTCTTCGGAGCCTGCGACATCCTCGTGACATCGGCAGGCATCGTCGAGCCCGGCCGTTTCGAGGAGCTCGACAGCGTTTCGTTCCGCCGCCAGATGGACATCAACTTCTCCGGTACCGTGCATGCGGTCCGCTCAGTCTATGACGGCATGAAGCGGCGCGGGCGCGGTCGGATCATGATGATCTCGTCCGGCGCCGGCCTCATCGGTATCTACGGCTATTCGGCCTATTGCGCGTCGAAATTCGCGCTGCACGGCTTCGCCCAGGCGCTGCGCTCGGAAGCCTGCGCCCATGGCGTCAGTGTTTCCGTGTGTTTTCCGCCGGATACGGAGACCCCGCAGTTTCAGCGTGAGCTTGCAAGCCGCCCGCCGGAGGCCGCCATCATCATGGGCACGGTCCGTCCCTGGCCGGCGGAGGCCGTGGCGAAAGCGATAGTCAAGGGGATCGACCGGGGACGGTTCGAAGTCTACTTCGGCACAACGCTCTTTCTCCTCGGCCGCTTCGCGCCGGCCATCCGCCCGTTGCTTAACTGGTGGTTCGACAGGGCGATTGCGCGTGGCAGCAACACCGCGACGCATAATAGTGGAGTGTCTGAGCGCCAGACCTGA
- a CDS encoding aminotransferase class I/II-fold pyridoxal phosphate-dependent enzyme: MSTNGNGPGASKMTSSLKENLLDRMRNTHQSSERNRMARSEREMPPPARRQQARFEDLPEYKQVMTQKFASEQLGIANPFYRAHQTAAGATTVIDGRKLINFASYDYLGLNRHAEVLAKARDTIGTFGISASASRLVAGERPVHVALEEKIASFYGVDAAVCFVSGYLTNVAAISCLMGPKDLVVHDEFIHNSALAGIKLSGATRRLFKHNDVADLEHVLRTVAGDYRRIMVIVEGIYSMDGDVADLPALLKLRAEYGFWLMVDEAHSLGVLGKTGRGLAEHFGVDPREIDIWMGTLSKTTSSCGGYIAGSEALVEVLKASAGGFVYSVGLAPVLAAAATASLEVLEREPARTAALRRNGALFLKLAKEAGLDTGLSSGFSVVPVLVGDSLRAVQLSNDLLAEGVNALPIIHPAVPEGLARLRFFITSDHTEEQIRRTVTLTAERLTDLTERNFGLGGIDIDQMMKALSAR; encoded by the coding sequence ATGAGCACGAACGGAAACGGTCCAGGCGCATCCAAGATGACCAGCAGCCTCAAGGAGAACCTGCTGGACCGGATGCGAAATACGCATCAATCCTCCGAGCGCAACCGCATGGCGCGCTCGGAGCGGGAGATGCCGCCGCCGGCACGCCGTCAGCAGGCCCGTTTCGAAGATCTGCCCGAATACAAGCAGGTCATGACTCAGAAGTTCGCAAGCGAGCAGCTTGGCATCGCCAATCCGTTCTATCGCGCGCACCAGACCGCGGCCGGGGCGACGACCGTCATCGACGGCCGCAAGCTGATCAACTTCGCCTCCTACGACTATCTCGGCCTCAACCGCCATGCGGAGGTGCTGGCGAAGGCAAGGGATACGATCGGCACCTTCGGTATCTCCGCGTCGGCAAGCCGCCTCGTTGCCGGCGAACGGCCAGTGCACGTGGCGCTCGAAGAGAAGATCGCAAGCTTCTACGGCGTGGACGCCGCCGTCTGCTTCGTCAGCGGCTATCTGACCAATGTCGCCGCCATCAGCTGTTTGATGGGCCCGAAGGACCTCGTGGTCCACGACGAATTCATCCACAACAGCGCGCTTGCCGGCATCAAGCTTTCGGGCGCGACCCGGCGCCTGTTCAAGCATAACGACGTCGCCGACCTCGAACACGTACTACGCACGGTTGCTGGCGACTATCGCCGCATCATGGTGATCGTCGAGGGTATCTACTCGATGGACGGCGATGTCGCCGATCTGCCTGCGCTTTTGAAGCTTAGGGCCGAATACGGCTTCTGGCTGATGGTCGACGAGGCACACTCGCTCGGCGTTCTCGGCAAGACCGGACGCGGCCTTGCCGAACATTTCGGCGTCGATCCACGCGAGATCGACATCTGGATGGGCACGTTGTCGAAAACCACGTCGAGCTGCGGCGGCTACATCGCCGGCAGCGAAGCACTGGTCGAGGTGCTGAAGGCATCCGCAGGCGGCTTCGTCTACAGCGTCGGCCTTGCGCCCGTGCTGGCGGCCGCAGCAACCGCGAGCCTCGAGGTACTGGAACGCGAACCGGCGCGGACGGCGGCGTTGCGCCGCAACGGTGCCCTGTTCCTGAAGCTTGCCAAGGAAGCCGGCCTCGACACGGGCCTTAGCAGCGGCTTTTCCGTTGTCCCGGTTCTGGTTGGGGATTCCCTGCGCGCCGTTCAGCTTTCGAATGACCTGCTTGCCGAAGGGGTCAATGCGCTGCCGATCATCCACCCGGCGGTACCCGAGGGGCTTGCGCGCCTGCGCTTCTTCATCACCAGCGATCACACGGAAGAACAGATCCGCCGGACGGTGACATTGACCGCGGAACGACTGACAGATCTCACCGAGCGAAACTTCGGACTGGGCGGCATCGACATCGATCAGATGATGAAGGCGCTCTCGGCGCGCTAA